In Sebastes umbrosus isolate fSebUmb1 chromosome 7, fSebUmb1.pri, whole genome shotgun sequence, the sequence TCATGTGATGACTTGGATGAACTTACTGATGTTACATGCTCATATGCTGCTTTTTGTAAAGACATGATTGTTCCCAGTAAGAGGGTTAAAATATACCCCAATAATAAGCCATGGGTCACCAAATCAGTTACGTCTAGCATAAAGAAAATGAAACTTGCCTTTCAATAGGGAGTAGCATCAGACTTATACTCAGCCACAAAGGAGcctaaaatttaaattttgaaaGCAAAACGGAGCTATAAATCAGAACTGGAGAACAAAATGGCTGCTAATAACCTTGGGTCAGCTTGGACCAGCATGCAAACCATTGCTGGCCTCCAGAAcacaaaaaacagcagaaatgtCACTTTAAATAGCTTTAATTCAGATACATAATTTGCTAATGCTcttaattgtttttataatcGTTTTGATATGTTTGATTTTGGGAAAGAAATTCAGAAACTGAGCCTCAGACTTCAGGACAATCAGCACTTTCCTATAAACCAAAAGGATGTTGAAAAAATTTTCTTCTGCATAAAAGTAAACAGGAGCCCTGGACCAGATAATATCTGCGGCCGTTTACTGAAGTCTTGTGCAAAAGAATTGAGCCcagtttttaattatatttttaatcaatCTTTAGAAACACAGCATGTCCCCAACGTCTGGAAGGATGCTGTTGTTGTCCCGGTTCCTAAATCCAACTGTCCCAaaattttaaatgattttagaCCAATTGCCCTGACCTCAATCCTAatgaaaacttttaaaaaactgGTAAGGTCAGAAATTTTAAAAATCACCAAACATGCACTTGATCCGCTGCAGTTTGCTTATCGGACAGAGGAGTGGAGGATGCCACACTCACTCTGCTTAACCTGCTTTTTaaacacctggagggaaatGGGTGTCATGCCCGGCTTTTATTAATTGACTTTTCCTCTGCTTTTAACACAATTCAACCACACATTTTAACCCACAGgcttttagaacattttaactTAAGTAACAACCTTGTGAGCTGGATTTTAGACTTTTTAACCAACAGAACACAGAGAGTCAGAGTCAATGGGATTTTATCAAACAAAGTGGGCTCCTCAACTGGCTCCCCACAAGGGTGTGTGCTCTCACCCTTGCTTTTTATCCTTTATGTGTCAGAGTACTTTTAAAAATCAGCCATGACCCTGTGGCTGATGACTTTGTCAAATGGTGTGGGGAATCATATCTGCAACTAAACATATCTAAAACCAAAGATATGGTCATTGATTTTAGAAGACATGTCTTTAAACCTGAAGTCACAACCATTAAGGGTCAAACTGTCAAACATGTGCAGTCATATAAATACCTCGGGACTATCATTGACACTGCACTGAAAATTTGAGGCAAATTGTGAAGCCGTATGCAAGAAGGGGCACCAGCGCCTGATCTGCTTAAGGAAGCTGTCCCACTTCCAGATCAGAAAAACCATGATGACGCTATTTTATCGTGCTTTATTGAGTCTGTTCTATCCTTTTCACTATTGTCATGGTTTGGTACTCTGCCTCTGAAGGACAGAAATAGGCTGAGTCAGATTATTAAATGGTCCAGTCGGCTGATTGGTGAGTAACAGCTAAGCTTAGAGTCCCTGTATACCAGGCAGTTACAGCGGATAGCCAGCTACATCTCACACGATGACGCTCATCCTCTGTCTGGTGAGTTCCAGTTCCTCCCATCTGGTCGGAGGTTTAGGGTCCCAAGGTGTAGAACAAAGCGCTACAGGAACAGCTTCGTTCCAGCTgcaattgttcatttaaataagtcCTAGCGGCTTTTGCACACATTTATggcttttgcacatatttatggaaagtttatcccttttctcatttattgtgtcttttttgtcctgatatttcagtgttttttttctttatattgttcttgtggCCTTCTTTTTGCTGGATCCTGATCCCAGTAAACCATTGAGTAcgccttgttttgtttttggtatgtctgtctcttgtttgtgctctaccttattgtcaatattgatgccatcctctatttttgctgcaaaacaaatctacctacgggtacaaataaagtcacctgaacctgaacctgaacctgttATTAATTGTATacacatattttgatattaattaatgattgattattaatctgCTCTATGCAATAACGCTACATGATCCAAGTTATTAGTCACCAGCCTACTTTTTAAATTACTAATAATATTGCTATTACTACCAACATATTTTTCTgcctttatttttgtattgtatagATAAAAGTATTTATTCTGTCAGCATGTTTTATGACTCAATGCCCTGACCCATGATTGCTTTCTTTGTGTTCCTCTCTGGTCTCAGCAGGATTATGTAACATTTGGGTCCAAACAGTGCCACCAAGAGACCAAAACTGGAGGCCAGGATGGCGAATACCTCCACTGCATCTGCATATTTGCCTGGTGAACTAATATAAGCGGGGACAAAGGCCACCCACACAGCACAGAATATCAGCATGCTGAAAGTGATGAACTTGGCTTCATTGAAGTTGTCTGGAAGATTCCTCGCCATGAATGCTAGTAGGAAGCTGAGGATAGCCAGTAAGCCAATGTAACCCAGTAACACTGCAAAACCAACTGTGGATCCGACTACACACTCATAAACTATCTTGTCATTGTGGTATTGAGTATTTTTATGAGGAGCTGGTGAAGCAGAGACAAGCCAAGCAGTGCAGATTGCTGCTTGAATAGAAGTCAGAACCATAACTGTCCCCCTCTGCTGCACAGCACCAAACCACTTGAGACTGACTCCACCTCCTGGCTTGGAGGCCTTGAACACAGCCAGAACCACCATGGTTTTCACCAGGATGCATGAGACACAAAGTACAAAGCTGATTCCAAATGCTGCATGTCTCAGCTGGCATGTCCACAGCCTGGGATGGCCGATGAACAACAGTGAGCAGAGGAAACATAATTTAAGTGACATCAATAGCTGGAAACTCAGTTCTGAATTGTTGGCGCGTACTATAGGGGTACTGCGATGATAGATGAAGATGCCCAGGACAACAGCACAGATGAATGTGCCCAACAATGTGATGGCTGTCAGGAATATACCAAGAGGCTCTTGATAGGAGAGGAACTCTATTTTCTTAGGAACACAGTGGTCACGCTGGGGGCTGGACCAGAAGTCCTCCAGACAACTGGTGCACTCCATGGAGTCTAAGAAAACATTGATAGTGTTAAGATTAATGTTTAATTATATCTCCAAACtgcaatatttaaaactgaataCCAACCAGTCTCATTGCTGATCTTTCCCTCAGAACAAGGGATACAGTCAAAACAGCACTCAGGTTGCCCCTTCTTTCTGGCCATCCGGGTACCTGGAGGACAGCTCTCACTGCACACTGACCGGGGGGGCTGTAGGGAGAAAAATACACATCTTTTATTGAGTCAAATAACTATAATGAGTCCTGCATAGTACACAAAATAGGTGTCTGAAAAATTAAAGGCAACCTCTTTGGATTCAGAGTTCCAGACGATTTTGTCTTCATCAAGTGTGAGTTCTTCACCTTTGGCTGACTCTTTGACCTCGCCCACACTTTCAACTTTAGTTCGTCCATCAGGGAGCCACAGCCAGTTCATGACATCATATATTGGTAAGGCATCACCATTCTCATCAAATGAAACTTGATCACCAAATGGTGTGGTGAAGTTGACCTTTTCCAAGTAATACACAAGCTAAGAACATCAGAATAACGGATAGAGGAAAATCAAAGAGGACAGATGAAAAATCAATTATATATGACAATGGTGAACACAGTGGTATCTAATATTCAATAATCAACCTGCCTACTGCACCTATgaacatacagacgtaggcaaagttgttggtaacgttccgttaaagagagaaaaacccacaatggtcactgaaataacttgaaactgacaaaagtaataataaataaaaatttactgaaaatgaactaatgaaaatcagatattgtttttgaattgtggttcaacagaatcattttaaaaaacaaactaatgaaactggcgaggacaaaaatgatggtacccctagaaaagatgtaaaataatgtgaccatagggacatattaaactaaggtgtgtcctgtaattagcatcacaggtatcttcaaacttgtaatcagtcagtctgcctatttaaagggtgaaaagtagtcactgtgctgtttggtgtcatggtgtgtaccacactgaacatggaccacagaaagctaaggagagagttgtctcaggagatcagaaagaacattatagacaagcatgttaaaggtaaaggctataagaccatctccaagcagcttgatgttcctgtgactacagctgcacatattattcagaagtttaaggtccatgggactgtagcctacctccctggacgtggccgcaaggggaaaattgatgacatattgaagagacggataatacgaatggtaaccaaagagcccagaacaacttccaaagagattagaggtgaactccaaggtcaaggtacatcagtgtcagatcgcaccatccgtcactgttttagccaaagtggacttaatggaagacgacccaggaggacaccaaatcataaaaaagcgagactggaattttccaaaatgcatattgacaagccacaaagcttctgggagaatgtcctttggacagatgagacaaaactggagctttttggcaagtcacatcagctctatgttcacagacgcaaaaattaagcatccaaagaaaagaacactgtacctaatgtgaaacatggaggaggctcggttatgttatggggctgctttgttgcattttgcacagggtgtcttgaatctgtgcagggtgcaatgaaatctcaagactatcaaggcattctggagcgaaatgtgctgcccagtgtcagaaagcttggtctcagttgcaggtcatgggtcctcaaacaggataatgacccaaaacacatctaaaaacacccaagaatggctaagaacaaaacattggactattctgaagtggccttctatgagccctgatctaaatcctattgaacatctgtggaaggagctgaaacatgcagtctggagaaggcacccttcaaacctgagacagctggagcagtttgctcacgaggagtgggccaacatacctgtcaacaggtgcagaagtctcattgagagttacagaaatcacttgattgcagtgattgcctcaaaaggttgtgcaacaaaatattaagttaatgttaccatcatttttgtctaggccagtttcattagtttgtttttttaaatgattctgctgaaccataattcaaaaacaatatctgattttcattagttcattttcagtgaatttttatttattattacttttgtcagtttcaagttatttcagtgaccattgtgggtttttctctctttaacggaacgttaccaacaactttgcctacgtctgtatgaaGATATTAACAATTCAAACAAAGCATTTCCATTAAAGTGAAATCACTGATATTACTCTATACCCAGTGACAATAATCTCTGACCTGATAATATTATCTACTGCTGTCACCTTGTGGTATGGGGAATTGTTTCAGCTATGCTATGCACTTTAATATTAGTAATCTCATAGCTTTGTATTTAATCCTATACCTGAAATGTTAATCCACAAAATAGCATAGGATTTAGTCACATGAACAGGTGGAGTGTAAACTGATATCCCACCTGCCATAGCTCCAGTCTTTGCAAACTGGCACAGCTGTGTCCACTGAAAGGCCCTCTCCCTGGCACACAGCGCAGCATGTCATCAAGAGCATACGCCAGAGCATACACAGCCTTGTATACGTTATACTCTGGCCTGAGGTTTGAAATGTCCAACAACTCAGTCTCCACACTCTCTAGATCTTCCTGTCCAGTGCATAGTTCTCCCCCAGCCTCCACCCAACCTGCTGGAGGTGGTGCAAATCTACACTGAAATGTGTATTCCCAAAACTGATTTACCTGAAATGTATTGAAAACCTTGTGTTATAAATGatgacaacatactgtattattcTTACAAATACCAAATCAGATTGCAATTGTAAGgtgagacactacaggcaaaagcattgtttttcatgaaatgatacattttgaaattttgggatattttgcttccataacatgttttctttagaaAACATCtaatttaggtgtttattttactacactttacATATATGTGTCTGTTGATTTCTCTTAAATTCACCATAAGTTTtaattagataatgcctcatttgcatatttaaacataacatttcagaaaacttgtaatagaaaaaataattgtaatcaactggggaagtttcatggcgatatatattatttaaatgttttacccTCTTCACCTGAGGTGTCTCCACTTAAACTCACCATGTTATTTCCAtagctgttgttgtgttgtaggTCAGTATGTATTCTTAACAGGAAGTCCCTGAGTCCTGGTATTTCTCCTCGACGGATGGCAATGCCCAGTGTTCCACTCAGGTACGGCATGAGATGGGGGGTTTGGAGCACAGTAGCTGCAGTCCAGGCTTCACTGGCCATCCACTGCAGGCCTGTCACATTCTGCCTCACCACCTTTGCATGGCATTATATCAAATATATAACTTCATACAGTAACACAGTTGATGTCTTGTCTTACTCATTCATACACATGTGCAATCCTTTGTtttacacagtatacagtatataactggAGGTCGCTGTAATTTGTTTGAGTTAGTGATCTCACTCTAATGCCCAGTTATACTGGTTAACACCTCCTTTAACAAATAAGACAAGTGATTTATTCAATTAAATCTATTTGCTACAGGACAATATTATATTGTAActtaaatatttcagtttaacAATTAAATCATTAAGTTGTTTAAttatatgaaattataattaagCTGTTATTCAACCCCAACCTCTTCCATGAGGTTAATCATGTGACTCTCATGTGCAAAGACAATGACCACACGAGCTGTAGATTTCCTCATCAAATCCACAATTCTCCTTAGTTCAGCTGCGTCTTTGTCCCAGGGCAAAATCTCAAAGTAGGCCAGACACCCTCCACCAGACTGAGCCAGGTCAGATTGAAAGGATCGGGCAGCGTGGATTCCATAATCATCATTACTGACCAGAAGACCTGTCCAAGTCCAGCCAAAGCGCCTGAGAATCTGAATCATAGCACGCACCTAAGTAAATACAGATTGGGGGGATTAATACACAGGCAAGAATAATCTTTCAGTGATTAACCTGCTAAACTGTTTCCACAATGGACCATGTCTAACTGGTACCCTCTAGACCAGACAGCTCCATCAATGGCACAACGTATTTGACAGGTAttacacaaaaaatattatatttcattgcaGTACAGGgatgcattttaatttttgaTGATTGATGGTCACCTGGAAAGCATCGCTTGGGATCGTCCTAAAGAAGGATGGAAACTTTTGCCGGTCACTCAGGCACGAACATGTGGCAAAATAACTCACCTGTG encodes:
- the LOC119491573 gene encoding extracellular calcium-sensing receptor-like, with the translated sequence MHKAGDVVLGGLFEINFFSVFPDLSFTSEPQQPTCHSFNVLGFRQAQTMAFAIDEINRNSNLLPNVTLGYSLNDNCHNLGIGFRAALSLASGQEEQFILDKTCVGTPTVLGIVGDSSSRRSIAISTVLGLYRVPMVSYFATCSCLSDRQKFPSFFRTIPSDAFQVRAMIQILRRFGWTWTGLLVSNDDYGIHAARSFQSDLAQSGGGCLAYFEILPWDKDAAELRRIVDLMRKSTARVVIVFAHESHMINLMEEVVRQNVTGLQWMASEAWTAATVLQTPHLMPYLSGTLGIAIRRGEIPGLRDFLLRIHTDLQHNNSYGNNMVNQFWEYTFQCRFAPPPAGWVEAGGELCTGQEDLESVETELLDISNLRPEYNVYKAVYALAYALDDMLRCVPGRGPFSGHSCASLQRLELWQLVYYLEKVNFTTPFGDQVSFDENGDALPIYDVMNWLWLPDGRTKVESVGEVKESAKGEELTLDEDKIVWNSESKEPPRSVCSESCPPGTRMARKKGQPECCFDCIPCSEGKISNETDSMECTSCLEDFWSSPQRDHCVPKKIEFLSYQEPLGIFLTAITLLGTFICAVVLGIFIYHRSTPIVRANNSELSFQLLMSLKLCFLCSLLFIGHPRLWTCQLRHAAFGISFVLCVSCILVKTMVVLAVFKASKPGGGVSLKWFGAVQQRGTVMVLTSIQAAICTAWLVSASPAPHKNTQYHNDKIVYECVVGSTVGFAVLLGYIGLLAILSFLLAFMARNLPDNFNEAKFITFSMLIFCAVWVAFVPAYISSPGKYADAVEVFAILASSFGLLVALFGPKCYIILLRPERNTKKAIMGQGIES